In Shinella sp. XGS7, a single genomic region encodes these proteins:
- the queA gene encoding tRNA preQ1(34) S-adenosylmethionine ribosyltransferase-isomerase QueA yields the protein MSDLSSSASRDFTVSDFDFELPPELIAQHPAAERSASRLLDGRGSPPVDRVFRELPQLLNPGDLLVFNNTKVIKARLYGQKASGGAVEALVERVLPAGTGGVSDQVWAHMRASKSPKPGARVSFADGAFEAEVLGRCGPDNGLFHLRLSGDAFELLERHGHVPLPPYIEHGDSEDDVRRYQTVFAKEPGAVAAPTAALHFDEGVLAALAARGVSTAHVTLHVGAGTFQPVRVDKLSEHKMHSEWFEVSPATVEAIAACKARGGRVVAVGTTTLRALESAALGGQLQAGARETDIFITPGFQFRVVDRLVTNFHLPKSTLMMLVSAFAGYEPIMALYRHAIAQGYRFFSYGDAMLLERRA from the coding sequence ATGTCCGATCTCTCCTCTTCCGCGTCCCGTGACTTCACGGTCAGCGACTTCGACTTCGAGCTCCCCCCCGAGCTCATCGCCCAACATCCCGCGGCCGAGCGCAGCGCCTCGCGCCTGCTGGACGGCCGCGGCAGCCCGCCGGTGGACCGCGTCTTCCGCGAGCTGCCCCAGCTGCTGAACCCCGGCGATCTGCTGGTCTTCAACAACACCAAGGTCATCAAGGCCCGGCTCTATGGCCAGAAGGCCAGCGGCGGCGCCGTGGAGGCCCTGGTGGAGCGCGTGCTGCCGGCCGGCACGGGCGGTGTGTCGGACCAGGTCTGGGCCCATATGCGCGCCAGCAAGAGCCCCAAGCCGGGCGCCCGGGTTAGCTTTGCCGACGGCGCCTTCGAGGCCGAGGTGCTGGGCCGCTGCGGGCCCGACAACGGCCTCTTCCATCTGCGCCTCTCGGGCGACGCTTTCGAGCTGCTGGAGCGCCACGGCCATGTGCCGCTGCCGCCCTATATCGAGCATGGCGACTCCGAGGACGATGTGCGCCGCTACCAGACCGTCTTCGCCAAGGAGCCGGGCGCCGTGGCCGCGCCCACGGCGGCCCTGCATTTCGACGAGGGCGTGCTGGCCGCCCTGGCCGCGCGCGGCGTGAGCACGGCCCATGTGACCCTGCATGTGGGCGCGGGCACCTTCCAGCCGGTGCGGGTGGACAAGCTCAGCGAGCACAAGATGCACAGCGAGTGGTTCGAGGTGAGCCCCGCCACCGTGGAAGCCATTGCTGCCTGCAAGGCCCGTGGCGGCCGGGTGGTGGCCGTGGGCACGACCACGCTGCGTGCGCTTGAATCGGCCGCCCTGGGCGGCCAGCTGCAGGCCGGTGCGCGCGAGACCGATATCTTTATCACTCCCGGCTTCCAGTTCCGCGTGGTGGACCGCCTGGTCACCAACTTCCACCTGCCCAAGAGCACCTTGATGATGCTGGTCTCGGCCTTTGCCGGCTATGAACCCATCATGGCGCTCTACCGCCATGCTATCGCCCAGGGCTACCGCTTCTTCAGCTACGGGGACGCGATGCTGCTGGAGCGGCGCGCCTGA